One Desulfonatronum sp. SC1 genomic region harbors:
- a CDS encoding UDP-glucose/GDP-mannose dehydrogenase family protein: MNLCIVGTGYVGLVTAACFAEMGNNVVCVDVNPEIVKNLTQGKIHIFEPGLEEIVQRNTEQGRLRFTTELTDGLDSALFVMICVGTPSRPDGSCDLRFVHQVARDVGKLMKEYKVVVNKSTVPVGTADQVRALILEEQQARGVSIEFDVVSNPEFLKEGDAVNDFMKPDRVVVGTDNVRVGELLKALYAPFARSREKLIIMGVRSSEMTKYAANCMLATKISFINEIANICERVGADVNDVRMGIGSDSRIGRHFIYPGLGYGGSCFPKDVRALIDTAASSGYEPGVLKAVDGLNMRQKRSLVDKISAYFAQQGGVRDKTLALWGVAFKPNTDDIREAPALELIAELTSAGMRVRAFDPAAGEKAREALADNPLVSFHANQYEVLDGADVLAVATEWNQFRNPDFQRIRKNLTEAIIFDGRNLYDPEFLKRFDLEYVCIGRGHLAGRAVS; encoded by the coding sequence ATGAATTTATGTATTGTCGGTACGGGATACGTGGGGTTGGTGACCGCGGCTTGTTTCGCGGAAATGGGCAACAACGTGGTTTGCGTGGACGTGAACCCGGAGATCGTCAAAAATCTGACTCAGGGCAAAATCCATATCTTCGAGCCGGGGTTGGAAGAGATCGTGCAGCGGAACACGGAGCAGGGCCGGTTGCGCTTCACCACGGAACTGACGGATGGTCTGGATTCGGCCTTGTTCGTGATGATCTGCGTGGGGACCCCTTCCCGGCCCGATGGCAGTTGCGACCTGCGTTTCGTCCACCAGGTGGCCCGAGACGTGGGCAAGCTCATGAAGGAGTACAAGGTCGTGGTGAACAAATCCACGGTCCCGGTGGGCACGGCCGATCAGGTGCGGGCGCTGATCCTGGAAGAACAGCAGGCCCGCGGGGTGAGCATCGAGTTCGACGTGGTCTCCAATCCGGAATTCCTCAAGGAAGGCGACGCGGTCAACGATTTCATGAAACCGGATCGGGTGGTGGTGGGCACGGACAACGTCCGGGTGGGCGAACTGCTCAAGGCCCTGTACGCGCCGTTCGCTCGCAGCCGGGAAAAGCTGATCATCATGGGCGTGCGTAGTTCGGAGATGACCAAGTACGCTGCCAACTGCATGCTGGCCACCAAGATTTCGTTCATCAACGAAATCGCCAATATCTGCGAACGGGTCGGCGCGGACGTCAACGACGTACGCATGGGCATCGGTTCGGATTCGCGCATTGGTCGGCACTTCATCTACCCGGGCCTGGGGTACGGCGGCTCCTGCTTTCCCAAGGACGTCCGCGCCCTGATCGACACGGCCGCTAGCAGTGGCTACGAACCCGGGGTGCTCAAGGCCGTGGACGGGTTGAACATGCGTCAGAAGCGGAGCTTGGTGGACAAGATTTCCGCTTACTTCGCTCAGCAAGGCGGGGTGCGGGACAAGACCCTGGCCTTGTGGGGCGTGGCCTTCAAGCCGAACACGGACGACATCCGCGAGGCCCCGGCCCTGGAACTGATTGCGGAATTGACCTCGGCCGGGATGCGGGTCCGGGCCTTTGATCCGGCGGCGGGGGAAAAGGCTCGCGAGGCCTTGGCGGACAATCCGCTGGTATCCTTTCATGCCAACCAGTACGAAGTGCTGGACGGCGCGGACGTGTTGGCCGTGGCCACTGAGTGGAACCAGTTCCGCAATCCGGATTTTCAGCGGATTCGCAAAAACCTGACCGAGGCGATTATTTTCGACGGCCGGAATCTGTATGATCCGGAATTTCTGAAGCGCTTCGATCTGGAGTACGTCTGCATCGGACGGGGGCACTTGGCAGGCAGGGCGGTGTCGTAG